One Streptomyces fagopyri DNA window includes the following coding sequences:
- a CDS encoding lysoplasmalogenase: MSPRHARVLLVSFGAAALVDLVSLAAGFTPGHLVAKPLLMPLLAAHTVARGGPRLLVAALLCGWGGDVLLLSDADPAFLAGMASFAAGHVCYLLLFRGAVPFRPAARARGTLLAVGYAVALTATVALLTPGLPAGLRIPVAGYSLLLTAMAYGATGLGPLAAAGGALFMLSDTLIATGVADWPQLPRPDFWIMSTYAAAQFSLVSGVLGTLGARRAPRAAYGEMRSTTP, translated from the coding sequence GTGAGCCCACGGCACGCGCGCGTGCTGCTCGTCTCCTTCGGCGCGGCGGCCCTCGTGGACCTCGTCTCGCTGGCCGCCGGATTCACCCCCGGGCACCTCGTCGCCAAGCCCCTCCTGATGCCGTTGCTCGCCGCCCACACGGTCGCCCGCGGCGGACCGCGGCTCCTGGTCGCCGCCCTGCTCTGCGGGTGGGGCGGCGACGTCCTGCTGCTGTCCGACGCCGACCCGGCGTTCCTGGCGGGGATGGCCTCCTTCGCGGCCGGACACGTCTGCTATCTCCTCCTCTTCCGCGGAGCCGTCCCGTTCCGGCCGGCCGCACGCGCGCGGGGAACACTGCTCGCCGTCGGCTACGCCGTCGCCCTGACCGCCACGGTGGCCCTGCTCACGCCGGGCCTGCCCGCCGGCCTCCGGATCCCCGTCGCCGGCTACAGCCTGCTGCTGACCGCGATGGCGTACGGTGCCACCGGACTCGGACCCCTCGCGGCCGCCGGCGGGGCGCTCTTCATGCTCTCGGACACGCTCATCGCCACCGGCGTCGCCGACTGGCCGCAGCTCCCGAGACCCGACTTCTGGATCATGTCGACCTACGCCGCCGCCCAGTTCTCGCTGGTCAGCGGAGTACTGGGCACCCTCGGCGCGCGTCGCGCGCCGAGGGCGGCGTACGGTGAGATGCGCTCAACCACCCCCTGA
- a CDS encoding zinc-dependent alcohol dehydrogenase family protein, with product MRATTIHAPFDMRVEDVPEPVVQLPTDAVVRVLRSCICGSDLWAYRGEAARKPGQRIGHEFLGIVEETGSDVTGVRRGDLVVAPFMWSDGVCDYCREGLTTSCEHGGFWGAVGYDGGQGEAVRVPFADGTLVQLPKEAASDDRLLSALLTLSDVMGTGHHAALGAGARKGATVAVVGDGAVGLCAVLAAKRLGAERIIALGRHQVRTDIALRFGATDVVAERGEAAVEAVRELTRGQGAHAVVEAVGTEQSMRTAVNITRDGGAIGFVGVPHGSGTGLDLGVMFDRNIALRGGVAPVRAYIPELLPDVLDGTIDPSPVFDRTVDLEGVPEGYKAMDERTALKVLVTNGC from the coding sequence ATGCGCGCCACCACCATCCACGCCCCTTTCGACATGCGCGTGGAGGACGTGCCCGAGCCCGTGGTGCAGTTGCCGACCGACGCGGTCGTGCGGGTGCTGCGGTCCTGCATCTGCGGCAGTGACCTGTGGGCCTACCGCGGTGAGGCGGCGCGCAAGCCGGGGCAGCGCATCGGCCACGAGTTCCTCGGCATCGTCGAGGAGACCGGCTCCGACGTGACCGGTGTGCGGCGCGGCGACCTCGTGGTCGCGCCCTTCATGTGGTCCGACGGCGTCTGCGACTACTGCCGCGAGGGGCTCACCACCTCGTGCGAGCACGGTGGCTTCTGGGGCGCGGTGGGCTACGACGGCGGGCAGGGCGAGGCCGTGCGGGTCCCCTTCGCCGACGGGACCCTCGTCCAGCTGCCCAAGGAGGCGGCCTCCGACGACCGGCTGCTGTCGGCGCTGCTGACGCTGTCCGACGTCATGGGCACCGGCCATCACGCGGCCCTCGGCGCGGGGGCCCGCAAGGGCGCCACCGTCGCGGTCGTCGGCGACGGTGCCGTGGGCCTGTGCGCCGTCCTCGCCGCCAAGCGGCTGGGCGCCGAGCGGATCATCGCCCTCGGACGCCACCAGGTGCGTACGGACATCGCGCTCCGCTTCGGCGCCACGGACGTCGTCGCCGAACGGGGCGAGGCGGCCGTCGAGGCCGTCCGCGAGCTGACCAGGGGCCAGGGCGCGCACGCCGTCGTGGAGGCGGTCGGCACCGAGCAGTCCATGCGGACGGCCGTGAACATCACCCGCGACGGCGGCGCCATCGGCTTCGTCGGGGTGCCGCACGGCAGTGGCACGGGCCTCGACCTGGGCGTCATGTTCGACCGGAACATCGCGCTGCGCGGCGGTGTCGCACCGGTGCGCGCGTACATCCCGGAGCTGCTGCCCGACGTCCTCGACGGCACCATCGACCCGTCGCCGGTCTTCGACCGCACCGTCGACCTGGAGGGCGTGCCCGAGGGCTACAAGGCGATGGACGAGCGCACCGCCCTCAAGGTGCTCGTCACCAACGGCTGCTGA
- a CDS encoding CoA transferase encodes MTRPATATESVWTALGGDPALLSRLSTAVRAGTLDSRLPVRELARACVGACALAAAELTAVRTGGSVPPVRVDDGAVATAFVSERHLLVDGRTPVNFAPLSRFWRTADGWVRTHANYPHHRARLLDALGLDTDASVETVAACLADRSAVEVEDTVYAAGGLAVALRTAAEWAAHEQGAAVARLPLLSRESVAGADRSAPHAPARLPGDPLRPAAGVRVLDLTRVIAGPVATRTLALLGADVLRVDTPRLPEDPDAHTDTGFGKRSAKLDLGVRADRRTFEDLLAEADVVVTGYRPGALDRFALTPEALAVRRPGLVVAQLSAWGRNGPWSGRRGFDSLVQAATGIAAIEGSAGRPGALPAQALDHGTGYLLAAAVLRSLTERSWEGGTFLVRTALARTAAWLVHGLGRPDEERPDEEHPDEERPQTSYDPGPWLAETDSDLGRLRYARTPVSFAGGPADWARPPGRWGTDAARWA; translated from the coding sequence CCCTCGACTCCCGGCTGCCCGTACGGGAGTTGGCGCGGGCGTGCGTGGGGGCGTGCGCGCTGGCGGCCGCCGAGCTGACCGCCGTCCGCACCGGAGGGAGCGTTCCCCCGGTACGGGTCGACGACGGGGCCGTCGCCACCGCGTTCGTCAGCGAGCGGCATCTGCTCGTCGACGGACGGACGCCGGTGAACTTCGCGCCGCTGTCCCGCTTCTGGCGGACCGCCGACGGCTGGGTGCGTACGCACGCCAACTATCCCCACCACCGGGCGCGACTGCTGGACGCGCTGGGGCTGGACACGGACGCGTCCGTGGAGACGGTCGCCGCCTGCCTCGCCGACCGTTCTGCCGTGGAGGTGGAGGACACCGTGTACGCGGCCGGGGGCCTGGCCGTCGCCCTGCGCACGGCCGCGGAGTGGGCGGCGCACGAGCAGGGGGCCGCCGTCGCGCGCCTCCCCCTGCTGAGCCGGGAGTCCGTCGCCGGGGCCGACCGGTCCGCGCCGCACGCGCCGGCCCGGCTCCCCGGTGATCCGCTGCGGCCCGCGGCCGGCGTCCGCGTGCTGGACCTCACCCGGGTCATCGCCGGCCCGGTCGCCACCCGCACCCTCGCCCTGCTGGGCGCCGACGTCCTGCGCGTGGACACACCGCGGCTGCCCGAGGACCCCGACGCGCACACCGACACGGGCTTCGGGAAACGTTCCGCGAAGCTCGACCTGGGCGTGCGCGCGGACCGCCGTACCTTCGAGGACCTGCTCGCCGAGGCCGACGTCGTGGTCACCGGATACCGGCCCGGCGCCCTCGACCGCTTCGCGCTCACACCGGAGGCGCTGGCCGTACGGCGGCCGGGCCTGGTGGTGGCGCAGTTGTCCGCGTGGGGCCGGAACGGGCCGTGGTCCGGGCGGCGGGGCTTCGACAGTCTGGTGCAGGCGGCCACCGGCATCGCCGCGATCGAGGGGTCCGCCGGGCGGCCGGGTGCGCTGCCCGCGCAGGCCCTCGACCACGGCACGGGGTATCTGCTGGCCGCCGCGGTGCTCAGGTCGCTCACCGAGCGGTCCTGGGAGGGCGGGACATTCCTCGTCCGGACGGCGCTCGCCCGGACGGCCGCTTGGCTGGTCCACGGGCTCGGACGCCCGGACGAGGAACGCCCGGACGAGGAACACCCGGACGAGGAACGCCCGCAGACCTCGTACGACCCGGGCCCCTGGCTCGCCGAGACCGACAGCGACCTGGGCCGGCTCCGGTACGCCAGGACGCCCGTCTCCTTCGCCGGCGGTCCGGCCGACTGGGCTCGGCCGCCCGGACGTTGGGGGACGGACGCGGCCCGGTGGGCCTGA